In Saccharothrix syringae, the following are encoded in one genomic region:
- a CDS encoding carbohydrate-binding protein: MLRWYVDGRQFHSVSRSQPDGTSWNNMASHSGYFLLLNLAIGGAFPDAIAGFTTPTSATVPGYSMLVDYVAVWTTGTGGTNPTTTTTTGSGWNACGEIQAEQATSRSGGTIESTSDTGGGQDVGKLKNGDWLRFPAVRFDSTTAIRFTARAASGAGGSVSGLVEVRLGGPTATPVGSFAIANTGGWQSWRTVPANMGGVTGTQDVYLTFTSGQPSEYVSINWIKFS, encoded by the coding sequence GTGCTCCGCTGGTACGTCGACGGCAGGCAGTTCCACTCCGTGAGCCGGTCGCAGCCGGACGGCACGTCGTGGAACAACATGGCCTCGCACTCCGGCTACTTCCTGCTGCTCAACCTGGCCATCGGTGGCGCGTTCCCAGACGCGATCGCCGGGTTCACCACGCCGACCTCCGCCACCGTGCCCGGCTACTCGATGCTGGTCGACTACGTGGCGGTGTGGACCACCGGCACCGGCGGAACCAACCCGACGACCACGACGACCACGGGCAGCGGCTGGAACGCCTGCGGCGAAATCCAGGCCGAGCAGGCCACGTCGCGCTCGGGCGGCACCATCGAGTCCACCTCGGACACCGGCGGCGGCCAAGACGTAGGCAAGCTCAAGAACGGCGACTGGCTCCGCTTCCCAGCCGTCCGCTTCGATTCCACCACGGCGATCCGGTTCACCGCCAGGGCCGCGTCGGGCGCGGGTGGGTCGGTCAGCGGGCTGGTCGAGGTCCGGCTGGGCGGCCCGACCGCGACACCGGTGGGCAGCTTCGCCATCGCCAACACCGGCGGCTGGCAGTCGTGGCGCACCGTCCCGGCCAACATGGGTGGGGTGACCGGGACGCAGGACGTGTACCTGACCTTCACCAGCGGTCAGCCGTCCGAGTACGTCAGCATCAACTGGATCAAGTTCTCGTAG
- a CDS encoding DUF4082 domain-containing protein — protein MPSAESARRPARLLALAVAVPALLLAPFAHTSAGAAAPTGTSPVDGAGSVALTPVVGAAFGVALTEPPVAFTLTGPAGPVAGQVSLADGGTTARFTPSAPLSPATAYTASVQADAASAPHTWAFTTGAPRGTDCPCTIWDDFATPAVAAAADSGAVELGAKVYFTSRGEVLGVRFHKGAGNTGTHTGSFWTATGQLLATGTFTDETTTGWQTLFFANPVVVDVDTTYVVSYFAPRGRYAVDEGYFGVPRRPVGYGHVQAVPDSATDPNGVFRYGGGMPFSGFRGSNYWVDVIYRHGTNGDHTRPVLDTRSPAPAATGVGLDGTLTLGFDEAVDPASSRVRLADDGQGGLSGTATPSADGRTVTWTPSAPLKPGTRYTATVLAVDVNGNAMASAATWSFTTGPQAACPCSLFSEANVPDEPSTGQRVPVELGVRFGTSEPGSVTGVRFYKGAGNTGTHTGSLWTDQGVLLATGTFTGETATGWQTLTFDTPAPVSADQVYVASYYSPTGQYAVNRNYFGLRGQFASPPLWTAPGAYANGRYRSGAGFPDSHYIGSNYWVDVVFAAD, from the coding sequence ATGCCTTCAGCGGAATCCGCCAGACGCCCGGCACGGCTGCTGGCGCTCGCCGTCGCCGTGCCCGCCCTGCTCCTCGCGCCCTTCGCGCACACCTCCGCCGGGGCTGCCGCACCGACCGGCACCAGCCCGGTCGACGGGGCCGGCAGCGTGGCGCTGACCCCGGTGGTGGGCGCCGCGTTCGGCGTGGCCCTCACCGAACCGCCCGTCGCCTTCACCCTCACCGGCCCCGCGGGCCCGGTCGCGGGCCAGGTGTCGCTCGCCGACGGCGGCACGACCGCGCGGTTCACCCCGTCCGCGCCGCTGTCCCCGGCCACCGCCTACACCGCGTCGGTCCAAGCCGACGCCGCGAGCGCGCCCCACACCTGGGCGTTCACCACGGGCGCGCCGCGCGGCACGGACTGCCCGTGCACGATCTGGGACGACTTCGCCACACCCGCCGTGGCCGCGGCCGCCGACAGCGGCGCGGTGGAGCTGGGCGCGAAGGTGTACTTCACCAGCCGGGGCGAGGTGCTGGGCGTCCGGTTCCACAAGGGCGCGGGCAACACCGGCACCCACACGGGTTCGTTCTGGACGGCCACCGGGCAGCTGCTGGCGACCGGCACGTTCACCGACGAGACCACCACCGGCTGGCAGACCCTGTTCTTCGCCAACCCCGTGGTCGTGGACGTCGACACGACCTACGTGGTGTCCTACTTCGCGCCCCGCGGCCGCTACGCCGTCGACGAGGGCTACTTCGGCGTCCCCCGCAGGCCGGTCGGCTACGGGCACGTGCAGGCCGTGCCCGACAGCGCCACCGATCCCAACGGCGTGTTCCGCTACGGCGGCGGCATGCCCTTCTCCGGGTTCCGCGGGTCGAACTACTGGGTGGACGTCATCTACCGCCACGGCACGAACGGCGACCACACCCGGCCGGTCCTCGACACCCGGAGCCCCGCGCCGGCCGCGACGGGCGTGGGCCTGGACGGCACCCTCACCCTGGGCTTCGACGAGGCGGTCGACCCCGCGTCGTCGCGGGTCCGGCTCGCCGACGACGGCCAGGGCGGGCTGTCGGGCACCGCGACGCCGTCCGCCGACGGCAGGACCGTGACCTGGACCCCCAGCGCCCCGCTCAAGCCGGGTACCCGCTACACCGCGACCGTGCTCGCGGTGGACGTCAACGGCAACGCCATGGCCTCGGCCGCGACGTGGTCGTTCACCACCGGGCCGCAGGCGGCATGCCCGTGCTCGCTGTTCAGCGAGGCGAACGTGCCCGACGAGCCGTCCACCGGGCAGCGCGTGCCGGTGGAGCTGGGCGTGCGGTTCGGCACCTCCGAGCCCGGCAGCGTCACCGGGGTCAGGTTCTACAAGGGCGCGGGCAACACCGGCACCCACACGGGTTCGCTGTGGACGGACCAGGGCGTGCTGCTGGCGACCGGCACGTTCACCGGCGAGACCGCCACCGGGTGGCAGACCCTGACCTTCGACACGCCCGCACCCGTCTCGGCCGACCAGGTCTACGTGGCCTCGTACTACTCCCCCACCGGGCAGTACGCGGTCAACCGGAACTACTTCGGCCTGCGGGGCCAGTTCGCCTCGCCACCGCTGTGGACCGCGCCCGGCGCGTACGCCAACGGCCGGTACCGGTCGGGGGCCGGGTTCCCGGACAGCCACTACATCGGCAGCAACTACTGGGTGGACGTCGTCTTCGCCGCGGACTGA